One Serpentinicella alkaliphila DNA segment encodes these proteins:
- the nspC gene encoding carboxynorspermidine decarboxylase, whose product MRFNELPTPCYVVDEALLIRNLEILRGVMDRTGCKIVLAQKAFSMYKMYPLIGEYLTGTTASGLYEARLGYEEMGKENHVFAPAYRDDEIDEIISICDHIIFNSFSQVERFKDKVLKAGKKMGLRINPECSTQVGHAIYDPCSPGSRFGVTIEHFRPDLLEGISGLHFHTLCQQNSDDLERTLNAVEEKFGPWLSKMEWINFGGGHHITREDYDIQLLESCIKKMQDNYGLKVYLEPGEAVALNAGYLVTTVLDTHKNKIDIAILDTSASCHMPDVLEMPYRPPLFGSGESGEKPFTYRLGGQTCLAGDVIGDYSFDEPLKPGDRLVFGDMAIYSMVKNTTFNGMPLPAIALQDKEGECHIIHQFGYQDFKMRLS is encoded by the coding sequence ATGAGATTTAACGAACTACCAACCCCATGCTATGTAGTAGATGAAGCTTTACTTATAAGGAATCTGGAAATCTTGCGCGGAGTCATGGATCGTACAGGATGTAAGATTGTTTTAGCCCAAAAGGCATTTTCAATGTATAAAATGTACCCACTTATTGGGGAGTATTTAACTGGTACAACAGCCAGCGGTTTATATGAAGCCCGTCTTGGATATGAGGAAATGGGAAAAGAGAACCATGTTTTCGCCCCTGCATATCGTGACGATGAAATTGATGAGATTATATCTATTTGTGATCACATTATATTTAATTCATTTTCTCAGGTAGAAAGATTTAAAGATAAAGTATTAAAAGCTGGTAAAAAGATGGGCTTACGTATTAATCCTGAATGCTCTACACAAGTTGGGCATGCTATATATGATCCATGTTCACCAGGTTCTCGTTTTGGTGTAACAATAGAACATTTTCGCCCTGATTTATTAGAAGGCATTTCTGGTTTACATTTTCACACTCTTTGTCAGCAAAACTCTGATGATTTAGAGAGAACTTTAAATGCAGTGGAAGAAAAGTTTGGACCATGGTTATCAAAAATGGAATGGATTAACTTTGGTGGTGGTCACCACATTACTAGAGAAGATTATGATATTCAATTACTTGAAAGCTGTATTAAAAAAATGCAAGATAACTATGGTTTAAAAGTATATTTAGAGCCAGGTGAAGCTGTTGCTCTAAATGCTGGATATCTTGTTACAACTGTATTAGATACTCACAAAAACAAAATTGATATAGCTATACTTGATACTTCTGCATCCTGCCATATGCCTGATGTATTAGAAATGCCTTATCGTCCTCCTCTATTTGGTTCTGGAGAATCTGGGGAAAAGCCATTTACGTATAGACTTGGTGGTCAAACTTGTCTTGCGGGAGATGTTATAGGTGATTATTCTTTTGATGAGCCTTTAAAACCTGGGGATAGATTAGTTTTTGGTGATATGGCTATTTACTCAATGGTTAAAAATACTACTTTTAACGGAATGCCTTTACCTGCTATCGCTCTTCAAGATAAAGAAGGGGAATGTCATATAATCCATCAATTTGGTTATCAAGATTTTAAAATGAGATTATCATAA